TACCTTGCCCCATTTAGCTATCAAATCAAGCGAGATGGGAGTCTTACCTCACTGGAGCTGGGCGATCTGCCTAGGATCGCTACATCAAATGGAGCAACCTTGATGATGGTGATTACAAACATAGAAAATAATCAATTCAGTGCGGAATTAGGTCAGGAAATTCTAAACGATGAGCAAAAACAAAATCGCATGCTTGATGAAATCATACAAAGAGCCAAAAGATATGGATTTAGTGACATTCATTTTGATATTGAGCACCTATATCCCAAAGATCGCGAAGCCTATAATCAATTTTTACGAAAAGCAAGGGATCGTCTGCATGCAAATGGATTAATGATCTCAACTGCTCTTGCCCCGAAAACCAGCGCTACCCAACAAGGTCAATGGTACGAGGCTCATGACTACCGTGCCCATGGAGAGATCGTTGATTTTGTAATTATTATGACCTATGAATGGGGATATAGCGGAGGGCCTCCAATGGCTGTCTCGCCAATCGGGCCAGTGCGGCGTGTACTTGAATATGCATTAACTGAGATTCCCGCTAAAAAAATTATGATGGGACAAAATTTATATGGCTATGACTGGACACTCCCCTATCGTCCTGGAGGTAAATTTGCGAAAGTAGTGAGTCCTAAAGAGGCGGTTAACCTAGCACGACGTTACCAGCAATCCATTCAATTTGACCCGGTAGCACAAGCACCGCATTTTCGGTATTTCGATGAACAAGGTCGTGAGCATGAAGTCTGGTTTGAGGACGCACGTTCGATGCGGGCTAAGTTTTCATTATTAAAAGAGTTACATTTACGAGGAATTAGCTATTGGAGACTAGGCATTCCCTTTAAACAAAACTGGGTGCTGTTGGATCAAACCTTTAAAATTAAAAAATCTTGATGGATCTCCCCCAAAAAAATCTGGTGAAACTGTCGTGTATTTCGAAGGTCTCACCCCGTCTAAAACTATGCATAATTTATGCCAGTTTTACTCACCTCAAGCTGTGGAAGCCTACCTATGAACTGCCTTCTATACAAGGAAAGCTGCAAAAGCTCGTTGAAGCAGCCTAATTCCTTTGACAAGCTTGTCCAACATGATCCTTTGATGCAAAAGCTCCAAAAGGAAATAGCACAAGAAGGCTATAAGCTCACTTGGAAGAGTAAAAACATTCTGCCTGCTGTTCCCTATGAGGAATTAGCCGCCTATTATAGCTATCTGTCTGTGTCAAAAAGCTCTCCCGTTGGTCATTATTTCACCTTACGAGAGAGCTTCTTCTGTTTATTCTCTGTGTAAGTAACGCGCTGCTCTTTCATAGTGGTTATTCCACCAACCCTTAGACATATTGCTGTACTTAACACCTTCCTTTCCATATATATGTAGAACCTGATTGTTTCCAGCGTAAATTCCTACGTGACCAATACGGTTAATGGATTTTTTGGGATATTTCATGGTTTTCTTTGTCGAAAAAAATACGAGATCACCGACTCGCAATTTACTTCGAGGAATGGGAGTTCCTTGTTTATATTGGGAGCGTGCCCCGCCTGCGCCTAAGTTAATCCCTGCTCCTTCTTTATAAGCCCACATTGTAAAACCAGAGCAATCCATCGTTGTCTTTTCTTTACGACTAGAACAATATTTGTATGGTATCCCTAAATATTGTTCTGCTGTTGCAATAATATTTCGACCAATTATACAACCGGTAGGCTGATTATTCCTTTTCGATGTTATTTTTTTATTCATCTGTCATCCTCCCGTGAAATGAAATATTTCCTTGCAATACATTTCTTACAAATCATCTCTAGAACTAAAAGAGAATTTAAGATTTTCGTGAGAATTGGTAAAAGGGCGATCAATTGGTTACACTACAACAGATATACCTGTTTTGAAGCAGCAGCTTTACATACAAAGCGGGGGGATGACAGCAGCATGAGTCCGACAGATAGCAAAGGGAGCTTTCTCTTAGTTGAAGATGAAAAAAATCTTGCACGTTATTTACAATTGGAATTAATGAATGAAGGATATAATGTTGAGATTTGCTATGATGGGGCGATCGGGCTTGAAAAAGCATTACATAATGAATACGACCTCATTCTGTTGGATGTCATGATTCCCCAAATTTCCGGCATTGAAGTGTGTCGGCGTATCCGAGATACAGGAAGTGAGGTACCGATCATCATGCTTACGGCACGTAATGAGGTTCAGGATATTGTAGCTGGACTAGACAGTGGTGCTAATGATTATTTAACTAAGCCCTTTGCTATCGAGGAGTTATTTGCTCGTATCCGTGCTAATCTTCGCCCGGTTGTTTCCAAGAATCAGGAAATACTACACATCGGTTCACTGGAAATTCAAGTACAGAACCGGCGTGTATTCCGTGAAACGAAGGAAATTTTATTAACCCCACGAGAATTTGATTTATTGCTGTACTTAGCTAATCATCAAGGTCAAGCTTTAACCCGCGAACAATTATTGACGGCAGTTTGGGGATTCGACTTTATGGGCAATACCAATGTAGTCGATGTGTATATCCGCTATCTACGCAATAAGATTGAACGAAAACGAGCCAAAAAATTAATCCATACCATTCGTGGAGTTGGCTACAGTTTACGGGTGGAATAAATGCGAAAACAAGTTACTAGACGCCTGCCAACTTCTTTAACTTGGCGATTAACCGTTATTTTAACCACTGCAATGACTCTGTTTTTGTTATTTATGAATTTGTTTGTCTACATGTCTACTAGTAATTTGGTTTATCAATATGAACAAAAGCAATTGCAAAAGAAGGTTGTTACCATTTTAAATGAGTTGCAAAAAGCTACTTTGGGTCATAAAACCACTAACCTTCAAGTTGTAAAGGATGTACTGTTGAAATATGCTGATGTTCATCAAGCGATTCTATTAGAAACCTCCACTAACAAAACCCTAGCATCTGTGATTGGTACTGGCTGGACAGAAGAAGATTTACGTAATCAAGAAAATGTAATTAGCTCAATGCAAACGGTTCAATTACCTGGTTTTCCAGATGTCCTTTTGCTAACCATCATTCAGGATAATGAACAACTCCGTCCCATTTTTCGCATCCTTATCCAGATTCTCTGCTGGTCTGCTGTCGCTACCTTTATCATTTCAGCCATCGGTGTCTATCAATTGACCCAAATTGGATTACAGCCGTTAACCCAACTAATTGAGCAAATTCGTAAAAAAGAAGCTGAGGATTTACGCTCACGCCTTCCCGTCATCACCAATGATGCTGAAATCAAAGATTTAGTCCTAGCTTTCAACTCTCTATTGGATCGTGTTGAGGATGCCTTCAGTAAACAACAACAATTTATTGCAGATGCATCTCATGAATTTAAAACGCCACTTGCTATCATCGAAGGCTATGCACGCCTTTTGCAACGCTGGGGAAAGCATAATCCCGAGGTAAGGGATGAGGCGCTTTCTGCCATGCTTCAAGAATGCTCGCGTCTTTTTGAGTTGATTGAAGATCTACTATCGCTTGCTAAATTACAAGATAATCCCTCTAAGGAACCCTTATTTGCCACACAGGATATGGTTCCCTTGTTAGAAGAAATCCGTACAACATGGACAACGCTCTTTCCTAAACACCTTTCGCTTCACTTTTCATGGAATGCACCACTAACATTACCCATGAATCCAGGTAAAATCCGTCAACTTTTTGATATTTTATTAGATAATGCCAAGAAATACACAGAGGAGGGCTTTGTTGAAGTCCATGTCTTTTCCACTGACGCCTGGGTCGAGATACATATAAAAGACACTGGTGTAGGAATTCCTGACGCAGAACTTGCAAACGTATTTCAACGGTTTTATCGAGTAGATAAATCTCGGACTCGTGAAAAAGGTGGTAGCGGATTAGGCTTATCAATTGCCAAATCAATTGTTGATTTACATCATGGACGAATTGAGATGCGTAGAACGCCTACAGGCGGAACGGAGGTTGTGGTTTGGCTCCCCTGTTAACTAAAGAAACTGGTCTATGAAAAAGTCGCTTCTTTAATAAAATAGGAAACGACTTTTCCATGCAGGCTAGTAACACCTTCACGCCATTTTTGCTACATTTTTCTATACAAATAGCCATATAAAAAGGGCTGTAAAGAATATATTCTGAATTTCATCCTGTACATGAGGATGAGTACTTATCCTAGCATTTACAAATACAAACTTTTTCAACTCTGCGAACCTGACCACGTATTTCCCCACCAGGGTGTTGAGTGGTATGGGCATTTACATAGGTTTCTCCTCTTAGCATCAGCTGGATTAATTCCGCAAGTGTTCTTCCTTGGAGCGGACCAACCAAATCTGCACTAGTAATGGATCCAGTCACAACGGCATCACATACACTAATTCCACGTTGTACCGGTCCAAAAAGAAATACCACTATCGGCCCATTAACACCTCTAACCCCGATATGAATATGGGCTTGGGTCAGGTCACGTAAATCATGTAACGATAAACGGAAATCAAGTCTGCTATTATCTGCACTAAGCTGGAACGTAGCGGTCCCAGAAGCATTTGTGAGAACAGGTGGGACTTCCTCAGAGCCTCGTAGCTTAGCTTGGAATTGTATTGTCATCTCTACACCTCCTTATAATACTTTATTAGGAAAATTAAAAATGGCTTGTATGTTCAACTACTCAAAGGATATAGAAAAATATTTTGTTTTCTTGTACCTCTTTTTGAAGGAAAACATAAAATCGTAAGCCCTAGGCAAAATTCGAACAGCCCCCTAACGGCTCTATCCCGTCAGAGGGCTGTCATCTATGCTTCTAATAAAATAGGAGGTAAGGCTTTACAAGCATAATTATCATACATAATATAGCACTCTTTGCTTAACTCTACTTTTTCCCAGAACTCTTGTGCCAATGCCTTTTTAGATCAACACACACATAAATCGGAGAAGCGCCTTGAGCTTGAATCCAGTCATTAATTTCTCCACGATTGCTTGCCTCAGCTTTTGTTTACGATATTCAGGGACTACATATCATTCATCCATTTGCCAAAGCAGTAATCTTGGATTAGATCTTTTTTTAAAGAAGCGAGACCATAGCCTACTAACCTTGAAGTTTGGTAAAAATGAATAGGTTTCACTCACATAAATATCGCTGTCTACTAGTTCATATGCTGGTTTTGCTTTGCAGCATTTTTAGTAAAAAAGAGGACAGTTATCCCCTTTAAGTGGACAACTATCCTCTTTCATGATCATTTATATTTATTTTGCACTTGTAGAAGAAGTTAGCGGTACATGATAAACCTTATTTAAAAAATAGGTTTGCACGAGCGAAAATACTCCACCCACGACCCAATATAATGGAAGGGCTGCTGGCAAATTCATTCCAGCCATAAAGATCATGATCGGCATCATGTAATAGAACATTTTCATATTATTAGCTCCCATGGTAGGAGTCATTTTCATTGACAGCATCGTTTGGAAAAAGGTTGTCGCTGCTGCTAGTAAAGGCAAGATATAAAATGGATCGGCATGTCCTAAGTTAAACCACATAAATGAATGGTCAGCAATCTCTGGTGTACGACGAATCGCGAAGTAAAATGCCATTAGGATCGGCATTTGAACCAGAGCAGGGAGACAGCCCGCCATTGGATTAACTCCGCTTGCTTTGTACAATTCCATCATTTCCATTTGCATTTTTTGGGCTTGTTTAGGGTCCTGATTGGAATTACTATACTTTTTTTTCAGTTTATCAATCTGTGGTTGCAGCTTTTTCATGGCAGCCCCACTTTTCATTTGCTTCATCATGAGAGGCAATAAAAGTGTTCGAATCAACAGCGTCATAATGACAATCGCTAGCCCATAATTCCCATCTGTTAAGCTAGCAACGTTTTGGATTAACCATGAAAATGGATAAACAAAAAAGTGATCCCAGATACCAGGACTATCTGATGTTATCGGAGCTGTATTGCTACATCCGCTCAGCAATAACACCACAGCACCAAATAAAAATACAGGTAATGATTTACGTACAGCTTTCATGAACAAATCCTCCTCATTGTTTGCAAACTCTATAAACAAACAAGGAGAAGATTTGGGAGTGTATCATCAGATGACGTGGTTGCTCGCTTCTCTTTTCGCATAGGTACTCGTCGATATAATTTAATAAAAGACGAACGTATTGGCATTGTCACAAGCTGTTGACGCCATTCAAAACGTTCTTCGTATTGCATTGACTGACGTTTCCCAACGATGTGAGTAAATAATAATTGACAGCATGGAACTACAATTACAGATACCCAGAAGAGCAACCAAACATAAGGTAATGACAACCCAATTAATTCATCCACCACGTGCATCTCACCTCCCTATCTGTACATAAATAGCTAGTACAGTTCCTATTGTAACATACTGTCCATTCCTTGTGGGAGATGTTATGAATTGTTACTTTTTAGAGGAAGGTAAAGACAGTTTTTGATCAAAAAAGCAGTGAATCGCTCACAAATGGGTAACAGTTATAGCTTTTACTTTATTTTTTCGTTTTCTTGTCTGTCTTTGTTGGTGTCGCTTGTTTTTCTTTTACCATTCTGGATACCTGCATAATTGTGGCTTCTTTTTGTAATTGAGGTAAATAGTTGCGGATTGCTTGAGCAACCTTTTTACCTCCAGGCCCCACATGGCCGATAGCAACACATACTTCATTTTGTTTTACTTTTTCACTAATGAGTCTCAGTTGCTTCGTAATATGTGAGGACGTATGCACATCATCTAAAAAGACCATGTTTTCAATATAAGGAACCTGTAAATCGTGAGCGACCTGTCCCACAATGCTTCTATAAGAGGTTTTACTGTCAATGTAAAAAAGTCCTCGCTCTTTACATACCTGTAATACAATCCGCATAATACGTGGATTTTGGGTAATTTTCGACCCCATATGATTATTCATACCGATTGCGTGCGGAACATCGTCAATCGCTTTGTTCACTCGATTGCGGATTTCCTCATCACTTAAATTACTCATAAGGGCTCCGGGCCCTAGCCAGCTTTTAGCCCCTCTCATTGGTTCCATTGGCATGTGAACAATTACGTCATGTTTCTTTTGATGGGCCAACTCAGCATCTTTTTTTGTACTTGGTAAAAATGGCATGACTGCAATAGTTAATGGAATCGGTAAATTAAGAATTTCCTCTGTTCCCCTCATATTATTGCCAAAATCGTCTATAATGAGGGCCACTTTGCGTGTTTTCATGGGATCGGGAATCTTTTGTTCAGAAGCGGTGACTGAGGAACTGACAAGCGCTCCACAAAGCATCAAGACTATTCCTAGTTTAGAAGCAATCCACATACTTAAACCTACCTTTACAACGTTTTTTGTTAGTATGTGCAACGGCATCCGCTTTCACTCCATTTGAAAACACACAGTTTACAGTCCATGACCGTAGGGATACAAAATGTTGCCTTTCGTATCATAGATTGTAACGGGTAGCTTCCCTTTGGATTTCCCTTCACCAAACAGAATCGCTGCTGTGGCTTGAAAGCTTGCATCTGCATTTCCATATTGCGCCACATACGTAGGGACCTTTTGAAAATCAGTAAGCTGATATGGGTTTCGTGTAGAAATCATAATTACCGGCTTTTGCTTCTGGTCAATCAGCTTTTTTATGAGTTGATTTACCGGCTGTAAGCCTCCTGCGAATGAGTCTGGTAAAACCATCAATATGTCGGCACGATCTATTTGTTGTTGTTGCTCAGCTTTGAGCACATGGTTGAGCTTAATGGCTACTGTATTTTGATGATATTTCTGGAATGCCCTAGTCATTTCACTCGTATATCGTGACCCAATCACCGCTATTCTTTGTTCAGGAGAAGGATGGAGCGGCAGTATCCGATCATTTTTAACCACTGTGATTGATTGCTCAGCAATAGCTCGCTCCACTTGTTTGTGAGCTGGTGAAGTAATTGATTTCTCTGCGATTTGTTGAAGAATAGGAACATGTGGCATCTGTTCCTGCGCAAAAATTCCTCTTCTCATCTTTACTGTTAGGATCCGTCTAACTGCTTCATCCAAACGTTCCTTCTTTATTGTTCCCGACATGACTGCCTTCTGCATTCCTAAACTAACCTTTTCAACATCTGGGGGCATTAAAATAATGTCTGCACCAGCATTCATTGCACGAATACTGGCATCTACAGTCTCGAAATGCTGTGTAATCCCTCCCATATCCATAGCATCCGTAATAACTAAGCCATCATAACCAAACTCTTTTCGTAATAGCCCTTGGACGAGCTTAGGTGAGAGCGTAGCTGGTAGATAAATGGATTTGTCCTTTTGATGAGATTCTACCTTTGTAGGCTCTAGCTGTGGAAAAGCTATATGAGCGACTAAAACAGAATCTACTCCTTGCTTGATTGCTTGTCGAAATGGAATAAACTCTACTTGCTCCAACTGCTTTTTCCCATAAGAAATAACGGGTAAACCAACATGGGAATCTACCGATGTATTGCCATGTCCGGGAAAATGCTTTGCGCTCGCCACAACTCCCGCATCCTGCATACCTGCAATAAAGGAAGTACCCATTTCGGCTACTAATTGTGGGCTTTCACCATAAGAACGTACCCCAATCACTGGGTTCTTAGAATTATTATTGACGTCTATGGTTGGTGCAAAATCTAAATTAATCCCGAGTGAAAGGAGTTCATCTGCCATTACTTGTCCAGCCTGATAGGCAAGCTTAGGATTTCGTGTTGCACCTAATGCCATATTTCCTGGCATATTCGTCCCTTGCTTCAGTCGTGAAACAATTCCGCCTTCCTGATCTGTACCAATAAGTAAGCCGAATTTATGCTGGCTTTGCTGTAGAGCAGTTGTCAATTGAACAATTTGTTTGGTCTCATTTAAGCTGTCCTTAAATAAAATGATTCCTCCTAGCTGGAGTCTCTTTATCATATTTGCAATCTCTGGCGTCAACTCCTGAAAAGGCTTGCCGCCATACATACTAAAACTTGGCATTAATGTCTGTCCTACTTTATCAGCCACGCTCATGGTAGCGAGCAGCCGAGAAATAACATCGTATTTGGCCTGTGGCTCAGTAATGACTTTCACAGTATTCTTGTCCGTTTTTTCAAGCACCAATCGGTCATGGTAGGTCCCATCTGACACTAAAACGACTGTTTGACCCAATTTATCCTGTATGGTTAAAAGTCCTTCTCTCGTAACGGTTGCTACCAGTGGATTGCTAGAGCTCCAGCTTATATTAGCTTGCACCTTTGATAGGCGACCATCGGCATACGTATGCAACGCTTGTAATTGAATCTGCGTGGCGGGATATGTCTTGGGCGTTTCAGGCAGATTTTGCGCCAACAATAAATCTGTAGGGTGGGTCGTGGACACAGTTGTTGTCCGCATCGTATCTGCCCTGTCCTTTGATAAGAAGGGAATGAAAAAACAAGCAAGAAGAATCAAGCTAACTGACGTATAAGCAAAAATATGCTTCCGTTTCATGAACATAAGCCTCCGTCACATGTTGATTACTCCCCTTCTATTGCAGCCAAGGTAGCAATTTTTTGGCGCAACGCATTAAGGGAAGGTTTTTCTCTGGTCGGATGCACTCGATTCGTTAATAACAACACGATTGACTGTTGTTGTTGATTGATTAACAATGAAGTGCCCGTAAATCCAGTATGTCCCACGCTAGGCGTGACAAAACCATGCCCCATGTACCAGGCTTGATTCCGCTCAAATCCAAGCCCCATTTGTTTCGGGCAAGTGTCTGATAATTGATTCGCGAGCATTTCCTGTACACTCTCAGCCTTAAGTATCCGTTTTCCCCTTACTTTTCCATTGTGAAGAATCATCGTAGCAAATCGTACTAGATCATCTGCATTGCTAAATAATCCAGCATGTCCAGCCACGCCATCTAAGGCCCAAGCCTTTTCATCATGAACGCTGCCCCAAATGATGTCGCGCTTTGTCCAAGGTTGCTGTTCAGTGGCTACGATTTTCTGCCTATGTACTTTTGGACAAAATCCTGTGTGCTTCATTCCCAATGGTTGAAATAGATTCTCTTGCATATATTGATCCAGCCGTTTCCCTGTTAGCTGTTCAATCAGATACCCCAGTACAATATAATTGAGATCACTATACACCATTTTTTCGCCGGGATGATTTTTAAGACCAAGCATGAGTACAGCCTTCATCCTTTGCTCACGGTCACCCGGTATTCTGTACAGCCGCATAGTAGGGGCAAATCCAGAGGTATGAGTCAAAAGCTGCCGAATCGTAATATCCTGCTTTCCCTTACACGCAAAAGCGGGAAGATAGGCAGCTACTGGCTTATCTAGCTGCAACATTTGTTTTTCTGCTAATTGCATAATGGCCACAGCTGTGAATAGCTTTGTCAGAGAAGCGATGTCAAATAAATGTGTTTCCGTCATTTTGATTGGCATTTCTGCTAATTTACCAGCTTTGTTTTGATATAGATAGGCATGTCCATAGGCTTGCTCTATTTTTCTTTTTCCTCTTGTAATAATGGCTACGACGGCACCCGGGATAATCTTGTCTTTAATGGCCTGTTCGATCGCCTGATTCACTTCATCACGCATCCCCTCACCACGTTTCCCTGATCCACGTTCACGATACAGCAGATATTTTTGACGCACCTTTACAAATGGATGTAGAGCTGCTCTCCATTGTTGAATCATCTGCTGGGGATTATGGGCTTGTAAGGTTTGGGTTTGCTGATCAACTGCTTCCTGCAAGGAGCGCGTACCTGCCATATAATGAATCCAGCCATCGTCTCTCCATTTAAAATGCTGGGGATAACGCTTTTTAATAAGCTGCAGCAAGGTGAGTCCCGTCAAGGTGCTATGATAAGCTGTTCGATCTGTTACATACAATTGCACACCATGAATGGCTTGTCCCTTATATTTACCGTACATCGGTTCCATATGTGCTTCACGAATTGCTATCCCAGGAAGATTTGCCCCAACAAGATCTGCTCGCAAGCGATGAGCATGAATAAAAGGTGCACCAACCCATTCGAATGGATGAGTAGTCCCTCTTCCCTCTGAAAGATTGGTTCCTTCTAGCAATCCTGTAGCAGCATATAACCAAGCAGACTCTACTGTGGGTAGATTAGGAGAAGGAGCTACCCATAACAATCCAGTTTGATCCCAAGTCATTTCTCGTTTCCAGCCTTGCATTCGAATTACTCGTAGGTCTGCCTTTCCTCCACGCTTGTTAGGCATAACTTCTTCATTATAAAAGAGAGCAAGTTCCCCCATCGTCATTGCATGGCGCAGAGGAATAGGCATCATTCCGATAAATGAGCTCCACCCCTTCTCCAGTAGAGGTCCCTCTATCCTAACCCCGCCTAAGGGATTGGGACGATCTAGCACCATGACCGGCTTATCAGCTAATTTAGCAGCCTCCAATACATAAGCCAATGTAGAAGCATAAGTATAATAGCGTACACCCACATCCTGTAGATCAAACAAAAGAATATCCGTGCCAGCAAATAGCGTCGCAATCTGTTCTGGTTTCTTTTGATATAGCTCAAATACTGGAATGGAATGTTGTTTTATCTGTGGCGATACAGAAGGAAAAACAGTTGGCTCTCCATCCTGCTTTACCCCCCATATTCCATGCTCTGGACCATAAAGGGCAACTACGTTTAGACCTTTTTGCTGTAAGGCGTCCAAATCAGTAACCAAATCCTTAGTGACTCCAGTCTGATTCGTGATAAGTCCAATCTTCTTACCATGTAACAGCTCAGGATGTGATAAAAGAACATCAATCCCAGCAAGGACATGCTTTTCCTTTGTTTCATCAGCTAAGATAGAGGAGCTCCCATGAAAGAAGCTGACCCACAAAAGCAAGCAAGCGAGCACACAGACACTTCTGCCCTGAAGACGTAAAGCTCGCATGTTTTGGCTACCCACTTCCATCACCTCGCCTTGTAGTCTGCCCTCACGGCTAAAATAAATGACAAAAATTAGATGAAAAACACACCTAAATGAAGGAACGATAGCGAATAAGACTTTGGTACTCTTTAGATAAATTTAATAAAGTAAGACAATTCAAAAATTAGCTGTGATATAATCTTGCATATATCTTTTAGGAGGCGTTTGTATGAAGTACACAGGAATAATTCGGGCGCAAAACATTTAAGGGGAAAACGCATTAATTGCCCTGTAACCTGCGCGATTCCCCTTTACTTAGGGAAGGGGCATCTATTTGTGAAAAAAGATGGAAGAGAAATAAGAAGCAACGCAATGGCTGACTTAGAAGCTGATCGACCAAGCCACTCTTTTCAGAACGTAAAAACAATACTCCTGTGGCTTAGCTTTCTTGCTTTTTTTAGCGTTTTTAATGAGACCGTGTTTAATGTATCGCTCCCTGATATTGCCCAGCAATATGGTTTACAGCCCGCTTATGTAAACTGGATCAATACAAGCTTCATGATCGCTTTTGCTATCGGATCTGCCGTATATGGCAAAATATCTGATACCTATGGGGTTAAGAAATTACTTGTGATTGGCCTTTTGATTTACAGTGGGGGTTCACTCTTTGGTATCCTTGCACAAGCTTATTTTCCTGCTGTTCTTGTTGCTCGTGCTATTCAAGGGGCTGGAGCATCTGCGGTACCGGCTATCTTCATGGTAATTGTGGTAAAGTATATCAATGCAGAAAGCCGGGGCAAGGCTTTTGGTATGATCGGTTCTATGGTTGCCTTTGGTGAGGGAATTGGGCCTGCTATCGGTGGAATGATTTCACATCATTTCCACTGGTCCCTCCTGTTTGTTCTACCGATTATCACACTGATCTCTCTCCCGTTCTTTATACGAGTGCTACCAAACGAGCCCGCTCGTAAGGGAAAAGTCGATATATTTGGAGCAGCATTGCTTTCCATTGGGATTGTATTGTTTACCTTATATGCAACGGGAGATAACTGGTTCTATTTACTATTCAGCCTTGTCGTGCTGCTGATATTTTCTCTGTATATCCGTCGTGCAAAACAACCATTTATTGAACCTGCTCTGTTTCAAAATCGAATGTTTGTAATGGGTGTTTTGGCAGGAAGCATCTTATTAGGAACGGTTGCTGGCTTCATTTCAATGGTTCCTTATATGATGAGGGATGTCTATCATTTGTCAACAGGAATGATCGGTGGCGGCATCCTGTTTCCCGGTACACTCAGCGTTATTTTCTTCGGTATTATGGGCGGAAGTCTTGTGGACAAAAGAGGAAATACGTTTGTCATGTACCTTGGAGCCTTTTTGATTGTGCTAAGCTTCCTCGTTATTTCATTGTTCGTAGAGAAGTCACCGTGGATAACATCCATTATGCTGATCATGACTTTTGGAGGCCTCTCATTTGTTAAAACCGTGATCTCCTCCAGCGTTGCAGACACACTCGCATCTGAGGAAGCTGGTGCGGGAATGGGAATGCTTAACCTTTCGTGCTTTTTATCAGAAGGAATTGGGGTAGCGATTGTGGGCGGTCTGTTATCGAAGCACGTACTTGATTTTCCTATACTTCCTACTCTGTCTGTTCCTACTGCTTTTTTATATAGCAATGTATCGCTCGTTTTAATCGTTGCTATTATGCTTGGAGTCGCAATATACACATGGACTTACAAACGAAAGGAACGATTCTAGCATGACTAATGAGCCGATATCCTACCAAAGGATACCGG
The nucleotide sequence above comes from Brevibacillus laterosporus LMG 15441. Encoded proteins:
- the yidC gene encoding membrane protein insertase YidC, translating into MKAVRKSLPVFLFGAVVLLLSGCSNTAPITSDSPGIWDHFFVYPFSWLIQNVASLTDGNYGLAIVIMTLLIRTLLLPLMMKQMKSGAAMKKLQPQIDKLKKKYSNSNQDPKQAQKMQMEMMELYKASGVNPMAGCLPALVQMPILMAFYFAIRRTPEIADHSFMWFNLGHADPFYILPLLAAATTFFQTMLSMKMTPTMGANNMKMFYYMMPIMIFMAGMNLPAALPLYWVVGGVFSLVQTYFLNKVYHVPLTSSTSAK
- a CDS encoding CHRD domain-containing protein, translated to MTIQFQAKLRGSEEVPPVLTNASGTATFQLSADNSRLDFRLSLHDLRDLTQAHIHIGVRGVNGPIVVFLFGPVQRGISVCDAVVTGSITSADLVGPLQGRTLAELIQLMLRGETYVNAHTTQHPGGEIRGQVRRVEKVCICKC
- a CDS encoding sensor histidine kinase, whose translation is MRKQVTRRLPTSLTWRLTVILTTAMTLFLLFMNLFVYMSTSNLVYQYEQKQLQKKVVTILNELQKATLGHKTTNLQVVKDVLLKYADVHQAILLETSTNKTLASVIGTGWTEEDLRNQENVISSMQTVQLPGFPDVLLLTIIQDNEQLRPIFRILIQILCWSAVATFIISAIGVYQLTQIGLQPLTQLIEQIRKKEAEDLRSRLPVITNDAEIKDLVLAFNSLLDRVEDAFSKQQQFIADASHEFKTPLAIIEGYARLLQRWGKHNPEVRDEALSAMLQECSRLFELIEDLLSLAKLQDNPSKEPLFATQDMVPLLEEIRTTWTTLFPKHLSLHFSWNAPLTLPMNPGKIRQLFDILLDNAKKYTEEGFVEVHVFSTDAWVEIHIKDTGVGIPDAELANVFQRFYRVDKSRTREKGGSGLGLSIAKSIVDLHHGRIEMRRTPTGGTEVVVWLPC
- a CDS encoding divergent polysaccharide deacetylase family protein — translated: MPLHILTKNVVKVGLSMWIASKLGIVLMLCGALVSSSVTASEQKIPDPMKTRKVALIIDDFGNNMRGTEEILNLPIPLTIAVMPFLPSTKKDAELAHQKKHDVIVHMPMEPMRGAKSWLGPGALMSNLSDEEIRNRVNKAIDDVPHAIGMNNHMGSKITQNPRIMRIVLQVCKERGLFYIDSKTSYRSIVGQVAHDLQVPYIENMVFLDDVHTSSHITKQLRLISEKVKQNEVCVAIGHVGPGGKKVAQAIRNYLPQLQKEATIMQVSRMVKEKQATPTKTDKKTKK
- a CDS encoding response regulator transcription factor produces the protein MSPTDSKGSFLLVEDEKNLARYLQLELMNEGYNVEICYDGAIGLEKALHNEYDLILLDVMIPQISGIEVCRRIRDTGSEVPIIMLTARNEVQDIVAGLDSGANDYLTKPFAIEELFARIRANLRPVVSKNQEILHIGSLEIQVQNRRVFRETKEILLTPREFDLLLYLANHQGQALTREQLLTAVWGFDFMGNTNVVDVYIRYLRNKIERKRAKKLIHTIRGVGYSLRVE
- a CDS encoding LysM peptidoglycan-binding domain-containing protein → MIIYVVRPGDSLYKIANRYKTSVEQIANDNDLTPQQTLVVGQSLVIVTPKQYTVQPGDSLYEIALRFNVSVQQLAAANNLSASRPIYPGMVLTIPQAPKPTIEVNAYIEPRRNIAMTEQIAQESVPYLTYLAPFSYQIKRDGSLTSLELGDLPRIATSNGATLMMVITNIENNQFSAELGQEILNDEQKQNRMLDEIIQRAKRYGFSDIHFDIEHLYPKDREAYNQFLRKARDRLHANGLMISTALAPKTSATQQGQWYEAHDYRAHGEIVDFVIIMTYEWGYSGGPPMAVSPIGPVRRVLEYALTEIPAKKIMMGQNLYGYDWTLPYRPGGKFAKVVSPKEAVNLARRYQQSIQFDPVAQAPHFRYFDEQGREHEVWFEDARSMRAKFSLLKELHLRGISYWRLGIPFKQNWVLLDQTFKIKKS
- a CDS encoding C40 family peptidase, translated to MNKKITSKRNNQPTGCIIGRNIIATAEQYLGIPYKYCSSRKEKTTMDCSGFTMWAYKEGAGINLGAGGARSQYKQGTPIPRSKLRVGDLVFFSTKKTMKYPKKSINRIGHVGIYAGNNQVLHIYGKEGVKYSNMSKGWWNNHYERAARYLHRE